In Tiliqua scincoides isolate rTilSci1 chromosome 1, rTilSci1.hap2, whole genome shotgun sequence, the following are encoded in one genomic region:
- the ID2 gene encoding DNA-binding protein inhibitor ID-2 encodes MKAFSPVRSVRKNSLSEHSLGISRSKTPVDDPMSLLYNMNDCYSKLKELVPSIPQNKKVSKMEILQHVIDYILDLQIALDTHPSIVNLHHQRPAQSPASRTPLTTLNTDISILSLQAAEFPSELMSNDSKALCG; translated from the exons atGAAAGCGTTCAGCCCGGTGCGATCCGTGCGGAAGAACAGCCTCTCGGAGCACAGCCTGGGAATATCCCGTAGCAAGACCCCCGTGGACGACCCCATGAGTTTGCTGTACAACATGAACGACTGCTACTCCAAGCTGAAGGAGTTGGTGCCCAGCATCCCCCAGAACAAGAAAGTCAGCAAGATGGAAATCCTGCAGCACGTCATCGACTACATCTTGGACCTGCAGATCGCGCTGGACACCCACCCCAGCATCGTCAACCTCCACCACCAGAGGCCGGCCCAGAGCCCTGCCTCCAGGACCCCGCTGACCACCCTGAACACAGACATCAGCATCCTGTCCTTACAG gcAGCTGAATTCCCTTCAGAGTTAATGTCAAATGACAGCAAAGCACTGTGTGGCTAA